The following are from one region of the Sandaracinus amylolyticus genome:
- a CDS encoding ABC transporter permease, which translates to MSPPPVPDFASALSASLRLSWTRLLRGRKVRLGAAAVVLVVVAAVAVRYLIDPPEPERVVEAAVRVGFLNMLVFLLPFLFTAGAIAEEVENRTLPYLTLRPAGRIAITLGKFFTGAALSILLLAGGVLVIHVASFATDPTPMIEELPDTLRMIGALSLLALCYSALCLLWGSLVVEAGGLLATLHLAVIEYGFSWLPGLARLVSMNHFASELAGFERTGWGAESVPDVDTWICATIIAVVTLLYLVLASVVVRTSELGFGKA; encoded by the coding sequence GTGAGCCCTCCGCCCGTTCCCGACTTCGCGAGCGCGCTCTCGGCCTCGCTGCGACTCTCGTGGACGCGCCTGCTGCGCGGACGCAAGGTGCGCCTCGGCGCCGCCGCGGTGGTGCTCGTCGTCGTCGCCGCCGTCGCGGTCCGCTATCTGATCGATCCGCCGGAGCCCGAGCGCGTGGTCGAGGCCGCAGTCCGCGTCGGCTTCCTCAACATGCTCGTGTTCCTCCTGCCGTTCCTGTTCACGGCGGGCGCGATCGCGGAAGAGGTCGAGAACCGCACGCTGCCGTACCTCACGTTGCGACCCGCGGGCCGCATCGCGATCACGCTCGGCAAGTTCTTCACCGGCGCGGCGCTCAGCATCTTGCTGCTCGCGGGCGGCGTGCTCGTGATCCACGTCGCGTCGTTCGCGACCGATCCCACGCCGATGATCGAAGAGCTGCCCGACACGCTGCGCATGATCGGCGCGCTCTCGCTGCTCGCGCTCTGCTACTCGGCGCTCTGTCTGCTCTGGGGCTCGCTCGTCGTCGAAGCGGGTGGGCTGCTCGCGACCCTTCACCTCGCGGTGATCGAGTACGGCTTCTCGTGGCTGCCCGGTCTCGCGCGGCTCGTGTCGATGAACCACTTCGCGTCGGAGCTCGCAGGCTTCGAGCGCACGGGGTGGGGCGCGGAGAGCGTGCCCGACGTCGACACCTGGATCTGCGCGACGATCATCGCGGTGGTGACGCTCCTCTATCTCGTGCTCGCGTCGGTCGTCGTGCGCACGTCGGAGCTCGGATTCGGGAAGGCGTGA